One part of the Mycobacterium marinum genome encodes these proteins:
- a CDS encoding NADP-dependent oxidoreductase → MPDRNRRFLLRERPTGRIGPNTFELSEAPIPEIGDGEALVRVTWISLDPTNRGWINDMPSYLPPVGIGEVMRAAGLGEVVESRNPNYPVGLTVQGLVGWQDYAVVSDTTPLFPVEVADGVSPSAYLGALGMTGLTAWIGMREIAKPRPGETVVVSAAAGAVGSVAGQLAKADGARVVGIAGGPQKCALLTEQLGFDAAVDHRADDWAAQLVAATPNGIDVDFENVGGDIMDAIFARLNVRARVALCGLISGYNSADPPPGPRAFGNLLVQRATLQGFIILDHLGRAAEATAEIAGLIAQGKLTPLETVVTGFEQLPTAINMLFDGTNVGKLVVRTSE, encoded by the coding sequence ATGCCCGATCGAAACCGCCGATTCCTTCTTCGCGAACGTCCCACTGGGCGCATCGGTCCGAATACTTTCGAGCTCAGCGAAGCCCCGATCCCCGAAATCGGCGATGGCGAGGCGCTGGTACGCGTCACCTGGATATCCCTGGATCCGACCAACCGCGGCTGGATCAACGACATGCCGTCGTATCTGCCCCCGGTTGGCATTGGCGAGGTCATGCGCGCGGCCGGGCTCGGCGAGGTTGTCGAGTCGAGGAATCCGAATTATCCGGTGGGTTTGACCGTGCAAGGTCTGGTCGGTTGGCAGGACTACGCGGTGGTCTCGGACACGACGCCGCTCTTTCCGGTCGAGGTCGCCGACGGCGTCTCCCCCAGCGCCTACCTCGGCGCACTCGGGATGACCGGGCTCACGGCATGGATCGGGATGCGCGAGATCGCCAAACCACGGCCCGGCGAAACAGTCGTCGTATCCGCCGCGGCCGGCGCCGTCGGTTCGGTGGCGGGCCAGCTCGCCAAGGCGGATGGTGCGCGGGTAGTCGGGATCGCCGGTGGTCCGCAAAAGTGCGCTTTGCTCACTGAGCAGCTCGGTTTCGACGCGGCCGTCGACCATCGGGCCGACGACTGGGCAGCTCAGCTTGTCGCCGCGACACCCAACGGCATCGACGTCGACTTCGAGAACGTCGGTGGCGACATCATGGACGCGATCTTCGCGCGGCTCAACGTCCGCGCGCGGGTAGCGCTGTGCGGCCTGATTTCGGGATACAACTCCGCCGATCCGCCACCCGGACCGCGAGCGTTCGGAAACCTGCTGGTCCAACGCGCCACACTGCAGGGCTTCATCATTCTTGATCACCTGGGCCGCGCGGCCGAGGCGACCGCGGAGATCGCCGGTCTGATCGCGCAGGGCAAGCTCACGCCGCTGGAAACGGTGGTGACCGGCTTCGAACAATTGCCCACGGCGATCAA
- a CDS encoding class I SAM-dependent methyltransferase, whose product MAGLDSGEGQVITHVSDTARWTALYRATESARPDALFSDPLANRLAGEHGRAIVATVPRTTRNGWWLVARTKIIDDAIARAIANGCDRVLNLAAGLDTRPYRLDLPAELTWIEADLPLLLAEKAQLLSGETPRCQLTRSAVDLADPAARDAFFTEALAGAAKALVLTEGLLMYLDEPDVIALSEAIRQPQVGWWMLDLAGPALKKMMNKKMAGMLQNAPFKFAPDNGLAFFEGLGWHVAEAESLFTAAQRFRRLPISMRSLGWLPQPNPRHPGRRPWSAVTLLTQ is encoded by the coding sequence ATGGCAGGCTTGGATTCCGGCGAAGGGCAAGTGATTACCCACGTCTCCGATACGGCCCGATGGACGGCCCTATATCGGGCCACCGAATCGGCGCGTCCGGATGCATTGTTCAGCGACCCCCTCGCCAATCGGCTTGCCGGAGAGCATGGCCGCGCTATCGTCGCCACAGTTCCGCGCACCACCCGTAACGGTTGGTGGCTCGTCGCGCGGACGAAAATCATTGACGACGCCATTGCCCGCGCGATCGCCAACGGTTGTGACCGGGTTTTGAACTTGGCTGCCGGCCTGGATACCCGGCCGTACCGGCTGGATCTGCCCGCCGAATTGACCTGGATCGAAGCGGATCTACCGCTGCTGTTGGCGGAAAAAGCACAGCTGCTCAGCGGCGAAACCCCGCGATGCCAGCTGACCCGCAGCGCCGTGGATCTAGCCGATCCAGCCGCTCGCGATGCCTTCTTCACCGAGGCACTGGCCGGTGCCGCCAAGGCACTTGTCCTGACCGAGGGCCTGCTGATGTACCTCGACGAACCGGACGTGATTGCCCTCTCTGAGGCGATACGACAACCCCAAGTGGGTTGGTGGATGCTTGATTTAGCCGGCCCTGCCCTCAAGAAAATGATGAACAAGAAGATGGCCGGCATGCTGCAGAACGCGCCGTTCAAGTTTGCACCCGACAACGGTTTGGCCTTCTTTGAAGGACTGGGTTGGCACGTAGCAGAGGCGGAATCCCTGTTTACGGCCGCGCAGCGGTTCCGCCGCCTGCCGATATCAATGCGCTCACTCGGGTGGCTTCCGCAGCCGAATCCGCGCCATCCGGGCCGCAGGCCCTGGAGCGCGGTTACGCTCCTTACTCAATGA
- a CDS encoding M48 family metallopeptidase: MSQTPATTRTTFGGISSRAWEHPADRTALSALRHLKGFDQILKLLSGMLRERQHRLLYLASAARVGPRQFADLDALLDECVDVLDAPTKPEVYVTQSPVVNAYTIGMDAPFIVITSGLYDLMTHDELRFVVGHELGHALSGHATYRTMLMHLMRLAGSLGFLPIGGWALRAIVAALLEWQRKSELSGDRAGLLCCQDLDTAIRVEMKLAGGSRLDKLDSEAFLAQAAEYERSGDMRDGLLKLLNLELQTHPFSVLRVAELTKWVDAGGYGKVMSGSYPLRVDDGQSSIADDLGEAARHYKDGFDQSDDPLIKGIRDGLGGIVDGVGRAATSAADSLGRKINEWRHNPK; the protein is encoded by the coding sequence ATGTCTCAGACACCGGCCACCACCCGCACCACTTTTGGCGGTATCAGCTCCAGGGCGTGGGAGCATCCGGCCGACCGAACCGCTTTATCGGCACTGCGCCATCTCAAAGGCTTCGACCAGATCCTGAAACTGCTCTCCGGAATGCTGCGGGAGCGCCAACACCGGCTGCTGTATCTGGCCAGCGCGGCACGAGTCGGCCCACGCCAGTTCGCAGACCTCGACGCACTGCTCGATGAATGCGTGGATGTCCTGGACGCGCCGACCAAACCCGAGGTCTACGTCACGCAGTCGCCGGTGGTGAATGCGTACACCATCGGGATGGACGCCCCGTTCATCGTGATCACCTCCGGGCTCTACGACCTGATGACCCATGACGAGCTGCGCTTTGTCGTGGGTCACGAGCTCGGTCACGCGCTATCGGGTCACGCCACCTACCGCACGATGCTGATGCACCTGATGCGGCTGGCGGGTTCCCTGGGCTTTCTCCCGATCGGCGGCTGGGCGTTACGCGCGATCGTGGCGGCGCTGCTGGAATGGCAACGCAAGTCCGAGCTGTCCGGGGACCGGGCGGGACTGCTCTGCTGCCAGGACTTGGACACCGCGATTCGGGTGGAGATGAAGCTGGCCGGCGGAAGCCGGTTGGACAAGCTGGACTCCGAAGCGTTCTTGGCCCAGGCCGCGGAGTACGAGCGATCTGGGGACATGCGCGACGGGCTGCTCAAGCTGCTTAACCTCGAACTTCAGACCCACCCGTTCTCGGTGCTGCGGGTCGCCGAATTGACCAAGTGGGTGGACGCCGGCGGCTATGGAAAGGTGATGTCGGGCAGTTATCCGCTGCGCGTCGACGATGGCCAATCCTCAATCGCCGATGACCTCGGCGAGGCCGCCCGCCACTACAAGGACGGGTTCGACCAGTCCGACGACCCGCTGATCAAGGGCATACGCGACGGTCTGGGCGGCATCGTGGACGGCGTGGGCCGGGCCGCCACCAGCGCGGCCGATTCGTTGGGCCGCAAGATCAACGAGTGGCGGCACAACCCGAAATAG
- a CDS encoding cutinase family protein has protein sequence MRALFARRSVQFGVGAVAVAAALTIAAAVLPPGTPGAAPSTDAANCPQVEVVFARGRFESPGPGVLGNAFISSLSSKVGGRSMGSYAVKYPADTEVDIGANDMSGHIQYMVNSCPDTRLVLGGYSLGAAVTDVVLAVPMSAFGFENPLPPGTDQHIAAVALFGNGSQWVGPITNFSPLYNDRTIELCHGSDPVCSPADPNTWKQNWPQHLASAYIQDGMVNEAADFVAGKL, from the coding sequence GTGCGCGCTTTGTTTGCCCGTAGGTCGGTCCAATTTGGAGTTGGGGCGGTCGCGGTAGCCGCGGCCCTAACGATCGCCGCAGCGGTGCTGCCGCCGGGAACGCCCGGTGCGGCGCCGTCAACCGATGCGGCGAACTGCCCTCAGGTGGAGGTTGTCTTCGCCCGGGGCAGATTCGAGTCGCCGGGGCCCGGGGTGCTGGGCAACGCGTTCATCAGCTCGCTGAGCTCCAAGGTCGGCGGCAGAAGCATGGGGTCCTACGCCGTGAAGTATCCGGCCGACACCGAGGTCGACATCGGTGCCAACGACATGAGCGGGCACATCCAGTACATGGTCAACAGCTGTCCGGACACCCGACTGGTGCTAGGCGGATATTCCCTCGGCGCGGCCGTGACCGACGTGGTGCTTGCGGTGCCGATGTCGGCGTTCGGATTCGAGAATCCGCTGCCGCCGGGCACCGATCAGCACATCGCCGCGGTCGCGCTGTTCGGCAACGGCAGCCAGTGGGTGGGGCCCATCACGAACTTCAGTCCGCTCTACAACGACAGAACCATCGAGTTGTGCCATGGCTCCGACCCGGTCTGCAGCCCCGCTGACCCCAATACGTGGAAGCAGAACTGGCCACAGCACCTCGCCAGTGCCTACATCCAGGACGGCATGGTCAACGAGGCCGCCGACTTCGTCGCAGGCAAGCTCTAG
- a CDS encoding LLM class flavin-dependent oxidoreductase → MRISVEFHLSFEYSALQQLRQAADHFGFEGIWDYDHFCGPAELAEPTFEGWTTLAAMAAVTQRTRIVPLVTGVIYGHPAILAKRAVTVDHICVGQLNFGIGAGWHEAEHYGPAVPAATIARPTRTVRRPRLASMAFGRG, encoded by the coding sequence ATGCGGATATCGGTCGAGTTCCACCTGAGCTTCGAATACTCCGCACTGCAGCAGTTGCGGCAAGCCGCGGATCACTTTGGCTTCGAAGGAATTTGGGACTACGACCATTTTTGTGGGCCGGCAGAACTCGCCGAGCCGACGTTCGAGGGCTGGACGACGCTGGCCGCCATGGCAGCTGTTACCCAACGGACGAGGATCGTCCCTCTGGTAACCGGTGTGATCTATGGCCATCCGGCGATCCTGGCGAAAAGGGCAGTGACCGTCGACCACATCTGCGTCGGTCAACTCAACTTCGGCATCGGCGCCGGGTGGCACGAGGCCGAGCACTATGGTCCTGCCGTTCCGGCAGCCACCATCGCTAGGCCTACTCGAACGGTGCGCCGCCCTCGGTTGGCCAGCATGGCCTTCGGGCGCGGATGA
- a CDS encoding DUF167 domain-containing protein, producing MTDIVVVRVKPGSRKGPLVETGSDAELTIYVRERAVDGKANEAAARLLAAHLQLPRSRVELVAGATSRLKRFRVER from the coding sequence ATGACCGACATCGTCGTCGTCCGGGTCAAGCCGGGTAGTCGCAAAGGCCCCCTGGTCGAGACGGGTTCCGATGCCGAGTTAACCATCTATGTACGCGAGCGGGCGGTCGACGGTAAGGCCAACGAAGCCGCAGCCCGGTTGCTCGCCGCCCACCTTCAACTGCCGAGAAGCCGAGTTGAATTGGTGGCGGGGGCGACGTCGCGGTTGAAGCGCTTCCGCGTCGAGCGCTGA
- a CDS encoding alpha/beta fold hydrolase — protein sequence MGRYVENLGVRIWTQSFGSRADKAILLISGAMAPAIFWNSNFCERLADLGYFVLRFDSRDIGDSTHFPPARDADADPPYTIDEMVDDVRAILADHDLNTVVLIGHSLGSTVAQLFAVKYPERVEKLFLMSSPIIATGNNIYAETDSETLAAMWQVLMSNKMYPDYKRGKEEFFKVWRYLNGSFELDTDLADEYTKRLYETEVIEPAYNHTKVQVGIDDTWTELSELEIPIHFIYGEKDQLASNVGNIQILTNSLPNAHLTVLKGAGHMYFHRRIWQQILSVLTEALT from the coding sequence ATGGGGCGGTACGTTGAAAATCTGGGCGTCAGAATCTGGACGCAGAGTTTTGGGAGCCGTGCCGACAAGGCAATCCTTCTCATATCCGGCGCGATGGCTCCAGCTATCTTCTGGAACAGCAACTTCTGCGAGCGTCTCGCCGATCTAGGATATTTTGTCTTACGCTTCGACAGCCGTGACATCGGTGATTCAACGCATTTCCCCCCGGCAAGGGATGCCGACGCTGATCCGCCATACACCATCGATGAAATGGTTGACGATGTTCGAGCCATACTAGCCGACCATGATCTGAATACCGTTGTACTCATCGGACATTCACTCGGCAGCACCGTGGCTCAACTGTTCGCGGTCAAATACCCGGAACGGGTCGAGAAGCTGTTCTTGATGTCATCGCCGATAATCGCCACGGGTAACAACATATACGCCGAGACGGATAGCGAGACGCTCGCCGCCATGTGGCAAGTGCTGATGTCCAACAAGATGTACCCAGATTACAAACGTGGCAAAGAAGAATTTTTCAAAGTCTGGCGATACCTCAACGGCAGCTTTGAATTGGACACCGACTTAGCCGATGAATACACCAAGCGCCTCTATGAAACGGAAGTCATCGAGCCAGCATATAATCACACCAAGGTTCAGGTGGGCATCGACGACACCTGGACCGAGCTAAGCGAACTCGAAATCCCGATACACTTCATTTACGGCGAAAAGGACCAGTTGGCGTCGAACGTCGGGAATATACAGATCCTGACCAACTCCCTGCCGAACGCTCATCTGACCGTTCTCAAAGGTGCCGGCCACATGTACTTCCATAGACGCATATGGCAGCAAATACTGTCGGTCCTCACCGAGGCCCTGACCTAA